The following proteins come from a genomic window of Megalobrama amblycephala isolate DHTTF-2021 linkage group LG1, ASM1881202v1, whole genome shotgun sequence:
- the LOC125245114 gene encoding uncharacterized mitochondrial protein AtMg00860-like produces the protein MDEGKVAAIKDWPTPTTVKELQRFLGFANFYRRFIQNYSSITSPLTSLLRNKPKSLSWSPAATEAFNILKQAFTTAPLLVHPDPDKPFIVEVDASTTGVGAVLSQQQGNC, from the coding sequence atggacgaggggaaggtggcAGCCATTAAGGACTGGCCAACACCCACTACAGTGAAGGAACTCCAACGTTTCCTTGGCTTCGCTAACTTCTACAGAAGATTCATCCAAAACTACAGCTCAATCACCAGTCCACTCACCAGCCTCCTCCGCaacaagcccaagtctctgtcctggtccccaGCAGCCACTGAAGCTTTCAACATCCTGAAGCAAGCCTTTACAACCGCTCCTCTCCTTGTACATCCCGACCCAGACAAACCTTTCATCGTcgaagtggacgcctccactACAGGAGTTGGAGCGGTACtctcgcagcagcaggggaactGCTAG